The nucleotide window GATTTTTGTGATGAAAAATAAAGAGGAAGTGTTATTAGATGGAGAATTGAAAAAAGTAGCTTTAAGCACATTTTTATTTGCCATCCTTTTTGGATTAGGACAAGTTTTGTAAATTTAAGCAAAAACGAGTTTATGAAAACATTTTTTAAATTAATAGTCTTATTTATTTTTATTGTTGGTTGTAAGGATAACGAAAAAATAAGCTATGGTTATTCGGAAATTGCTTTTGATGAAGATTATTCTGTACAAGGAAATCTTTTAAAAGAAGAAAAAAATCATTCTGAAACTCCTTCAAAGGAGCGGAAATTAATTAAAAATGGTTCTATTGAATTTGAAGTAGTTTATTTGAAAAAAACTAGAGCTAAAATTCTTCAAGCTGTTAAAAAGTATAACGGATATGTTTCAACGGATAATGAATATAATTCATCTGATAGAAAAAGTACAGTAATAAATATAAGGGTTCCAGCCAGTAATTTTGATATTTTACTAAAAGATATTTCTGAAGGAATTGAGAGTTTTGATCAAAAAAATATTAGAATTAAAGATGTTACAGAACAATTTTTAGATGTAGAAGCTCGATTAAAAAACAAAAAAGAGTTAGAGAAAAGATATTTAGAAATTCTTAAAAAGGCTAAAAGCGTAAAAGAAATTTTAGAAGTAGAAAAAGAAATAGGTAAATTAAGAGAAGATATTGAAGTTGCTGAAGGAAAACTAAAATATTTACAAAACCAAGTATCATTCTCTACATTAAATATCACTTTTTATAAAACAATTTCTAGTCAAACTAATTTTGGTAAAAATATTTCTGAAGCTTTTAAAAATGGTTTTAAAAATTTAAAAACATTTTTAATTTTTATAATTAATATTTGGCCATTCATATTATTAATATCTCTAGTTTTTTATTTGTTTAAAAGATGGAGAAATAAAAGAAAAAAATAAAAAAATGAATATTACTTTTTACGGACATGCTTGTTTTGGTATAGAAATAAATGGAACCAATTTACTTGTTGATCCATTCATAACAGGAAACTCTCAAGCAACTCATATAGATATTGAAACAATAAAAGCTGATTATATTTTACTAACACACGCACATCAAGATCATGTATTAGATGTTGAGTTGATAGCTGAAAAAACGGATGCTACTATTGTTTCTAATTATGAAATAGTAATGTATTATAATGCAAAGAATTTAAAAGGGCATCCTGTAAACCATGGAGGTACATTTAAAACTGATAAATTTTCTGCTAAATATGTAAATGCAATACATACTTCATCTTTTGCTGATGGAACTTATGGAGGTCAACCAGGAGGTTTTGTAATTAGTTCAGGGAATAAATCTTTATACATTGCAGGAGACACAGCAGTAACAATGGATATGAAATTAATACCGATGACTACAAAATTAACAGCTTCTATTTTTCCAATAGGTGATAATTTTACAATGGGAGTTGAAGATGCAATTATAGCATGTGATTTAGTAGAATGTAATAAAGTTATTGGATGTCATTTTAATACATTTCCTCCAATAGAAATAAATACAGAAGATGCTAAAAAACAATTTTCAATTAAAGACAAAGAATTAACCTTGTTAGCAATAGGTGAATCTATAACAATATAAATTTATAAATAGTACTATCATGAAAACAGTAAAAATTATTTTAGGAATTATCATAACATTGTCTATTGCTTTTTTTGCTACAGGGTTAATAATTAAAGAATTAAATTATGAATCTAAAGTAACTATTAATAAACCAGTAGAAGAAGTTTTTGCTATTTTTAATAATGATGAAAATTTATCAAAATGGATTCCTGAAATTAAATCTATTAAAGAAATCAATAAAGTTGATGGAATGGTAGGTAGTACCTACGCAGTTACAGTGATAAGTCAAGGGCAAGAAATGACTCTAGAAGAAAAGGTGTTAGCATATGAACCGAATAAAAAAGTAAAGTTAATGTTCAATGGAGGAGGAATGCTTAAAACAGACGACTATATATTTGAAAGTAATGGAGGTAATACTATAATTAAGCTAAAGGCAAACTGTAAAAGTACAGGGTTTATTTTAGGATGTATGTTACCATTTGTGAAAGGGAAGTTACAGGAACAAGACCAACAATATCTTACTAATTTTAAAGAGTTTGTAGAAAAAAACTAATGATAAAAGCAAACTATAAACAGTACCTGTTAAATTTTAAACAAGCAAGTGGAACTTCACGAGGTGTTTTAAGAACTAAAGAAACGTGGTTTATAATTCTTGAAGAAGAGGGAAAGAAAGGCTATGGAGAGTGTGGTTTGTTTAGAGGGTTGAGTATAGATGACACTCTTGATTATGAACAAAAATTAAAGTGGGCATGTTCAAACATTAATTTAGGGGTAGAAAAACTCTTAAGTAGCTTAATTGAATACCCGTCTATTCAATTTGGACTTGAACAAGCATTTCTATCATTAAATAGTTCTAACCCTTTTGAATTATTTCCATCAAATTTCACTGAAGGGAAAAGTGAAATTTCTATTAACGGTTTAATTTGGATGGGAGACAAAACATTTATGCAACAACAAATTAAAGATAAGTTGCAACAAGGGTTTACTACTATAAAAATGAAAATAGGGGCAATAGATTTTGAAACAGAAATCGCATTGTTAAAATCGATAAGAAAAGAGTTTTCTCCTAATGAAATAGAGCTACGTGTTGATGCTAATGGGGCGTTTAAACCTGAAAATGCATTAGATAAATTGCAAAGATTATCTGAATTAAAAATGCATTCTATTGAACAACCTATTAAACAAGGACAATGGCAAGAAATGGCTAACTTATGTAAAAAAACACCTTTGCCAATTGCTCTAGATGAAGAATTAATTGGCGTTTTTTCAGAAGAAAAAAAGCAAAAATGTATTGAAACTATACAACCACAATACATTATCTTAAAACCAAGTTTGGTAGGTGGTATAAAAGGTAGTAATGAATGGATTAAGATAGCAGAAAAATACAACGCTGGTAACTGGATAACAAGTGCGTTAGAAAGTAATATAGGGTTGAATGCTATAGCTCAATGGACGTTTACATTAAATAATCCATTACCCCAAGGATTAGGAACTGGAAGTTTATTTACGAACAATTTTGAGAGTCCTTTAGAAGTGAAAAATGGAAGTTTACAATATGTTACTAACAAAAAATGGAATTTTAAAATATAGAATATGAATTTTATACAGCAGGCATATAAAGGAGAAAATAAATGGTATTTGTATATACTTGTTATTTTTATTGTTTTTTTTGGTTGGCAATTTTTAGGTGTAATGCCTTTAGCGTTAACAGCAATTCTCCATTCAGCTGATGTTGCTGAATTTACCCAAGCAGCTAATGATAATTTTATGACATTAGATATAAATAAAAACTTGTTTTTATTTATGATGATAGTAATGTTTGCTTTGGGATTACTTTTTTTGTTTATAGGAATCAAGTTTGTTCATAAAAGACCTGTAAAAACAATAGTAACAAGTAGAAACAAAATTGATTGGAAACGTTTTTGGTTTGGTTTTTTTACTTGGGGAATTATTTCATCATTAGTAATTGGAGTTGGTATTTTATTAGAACCAGAGAGTTATGTATGGAATTTTAATGCCGTACCTTTTTTTACTTTAGTAGCTATATCCTTTTTGTTTTTACCAATACAAACTAGTTTTGAAGAACTTCTTTTTAGAGGTTATTTTATGCAGGCTTTAGGAATTTTAGTAAAAAATAGATGGCTTCCTTTACTTATAACATCAGTAGCCTTTGGTTTATTACATGGGGCTAACCCTGAAGTTGAAAAATTAGGGGCTGTTTCTATGGTGTTTTATATTGGAACTGGGTTGTTTTTTGGAATAACAACATTAATGGACGAAGGAACTGAGTTGGCTTTAGGGCTACATGCCATTAATAATATCGTAGCAGCATTTTTTGTAACGACAGATTGGACAGTTTTTCAAACAAATGCATTATTTATAGATACCTCTGAGCCTTCAGTTGGATTGGAGATGTTTCTTCCAGTATTTGTTTTGTATCCTTTAATGTTAATATTCTTTTCTAAAAAATATGGATGGAATAACTGGAAAGATAAACTTGTAGGAAAGATAAGTGCTCCAGCAGGTGATGAAGTATTAGAAGACATAGGCAAAGTAAATTAATATGAATATTGATTTTCAGTTAAATAGTCGAAGTTTTACAGATGTGGAGGAATTATTAGAGTATTCTAAAAGTTTATCTGTTGATAGTTATCATTTTTTCTCTAATTGGTTTAATGATGAAGATTTTATTGTAGTACAAACTTCTGGATCAACAGGTACTCCTAAATCTATACAATTAAAGAAAGAGCACATGCGTAATTCAGCTATAGCTACTGGAACTTTTTTTAATTTAAAAGAAAAAACTACAGCGCTTTTATGCATGTCTACTAACTATATAGCAGGAAAAATGATGTTGGTAAGAGCATTAACTTTAGGTTGGCATATTGATGTGGTTGAACCAAAATCTAATCCACTTGATGGTATTGATAAAGTTTATGATTTTTCTGCAATGGTACCTTTACAGTTACAGGCATCTTTGAATGAAATATATAGAGTGAAGAAATTAATAGTTGGTGGTGGTGTAGTTTCAACTGATTTAGTAGAAAAAATACAAGGAATCTCTACAGAGGTTTTTGCTACTTATGGTATGACTGAAACTATCACGCATATTGCTGTTAAAAAGTTAAATAATTTTTCTTCATCGAAAAATAGACCTGAACAATCTTTTTATAAAACATTACCTAATGTACTTGTACAAAAAGATGAAAGGCAATGTTTAGTAATTAAAGCATCCAAAGTATCAGAAGAAATAATAATAACGAATGATGTTATAAAATTAATATCTGAAACTGAATTTGAATGGTTAGGACGGTATGATAATGTTATTAATTCTGGAGGAGTAAAATTACATCCTGAAGTAATAGAAGAAAAACTTTCGAATATTTTATCACAGCGTTTTTTTGTAGCTGGAGTTTCAGATACTGTTTTAGGAGAAAAGTTAATTTTAATTGTTGAGGGGAAGAAATGTAGGTTAGATTTAGATAAAAACATTTTATTATCTAAATATGAGTACCCAAAAGAAGTGTATTTTATTTCTGAATTTATAGAAACAGAAACAAAAAAAATCCAACGTAAAAAAACATTGGATTTACTATTTTAAGGATAAGTTTTTTACTTTTTTATGAAAGGATAATCAGTATAGCCTCTTGTGTCTCCACCGCCAAATAATGTGTGATTATCAATCATTTCGTTCATTTTTAAATTCATTTCAACTCTTTTTGGGTAATCAGGATTGGTTAAAAATCTTCTACCAAAACCAACTAAATCAACTAAGTTTTCTTTTAATAACTCATCAGCTTCTTCTGGAGTTTTATTTCCAGTAGCTATAATAGTTTTACTAAATATATTTCTTAATTCTTTTCTAAAGTTGATTGGAATTTGAGGAGCATCATCCCAATCAGCTTCACATAAATGAATATAAGTTATACCTATTTTTTCTAGCTTTTTAGCAGCTAACATTATTATTTCTAAAATCTCCGGATCATTCATATCTTTAAAACTTATAAAAGGTGATAAGCGAACACCAGTTTTATCAGTTCCAATTTCATTTACCACTGCGTGAGTTATTTCACTTAAAATACGAATCCTATTTTCTTTACTTCCCCCATATTTATCTTTTCTAATGTTAGAGTTACTTCTTAAAAATTGGTCTATTAAATACCCATTAGCTCCATGGATTTCAACACCGTCAAATCCAGCATCTATAGCATTTTTAGCAGCTATTTTAAACTCTTCAATAACTTGTTTAATATCATTTGGGTTCATTTCTTTTGGTTCTTCAACAGGAATAAAAGTTGCGTCACCATTAGGAGCACCATCAAAAATGTAGACATTGGTTTCTTTGGCTATTTTTGAAGATGGGCCAATAGGTTGTAATCCATTTACTCTTGAACTTGATACTCTACCTACATGCCATAATTGTAAAAATATTTTACTTCCTTTTTTGTGTACTTCTTCAGTAATTAATTTCCATCCTTTAATTTGTTCAGGGGTATAAATCCCTGGAGTTTTAGCATATCCCTTTGCTTGTAAGGAAATTTGAGTAGCTTCAGTAATAATAATACCAGCAGAAGTTCGCTGTCCATAATAAGTAGCCATTAATTTATTAGGAATGTCACCAGGTTGGGCAGCTCTTGAACGAGTCATAGGTGCCATTAAAAAACGATTTTTTAATGAGATTCCATTCATATTATATGGTGTAAATAAAGTAGTTTTCATTTTTGTATTAGGATTTGTTAGTACAAAGTTATGTCGTGTAATTAGTGGTATTGATGTATAAATTCATTATATATTTGTATAAATATGTGAATAGCTTATGGCAACAAGATTTAATCTAGAAAAATCATTAGATGTACTAGAGTTTACTTCAATTAATGAGTGGGGACATCCTAAGCATAAACATAATTTTTTTGAGCTTACCTTTATTTTAAAGGGAAAAGGGAAACATGTACTAAATGAAAGTATAATTAATTATAAAGAAGGAGATTTGTTTTTTTTAACACCTAAAGATGAGCACGAGTTTTTAATTTCTGAAACGACTAAATTTGGAATTATAAAGTTTACTGAGCAACTATTTATTGAAAAAACAGAATTCTTTTCTAATACTAGTTGGAAGAATCGAGTTGAGAGTGTAATTTTTCATACCAATACAATTACTGGAAATATTGTAAAAAATGATGTTGATAGAAAACAATTGTTTGCTTTATATGAACTAATTAAAACAGAAATAAAAAATACGTCTGTTTATAGTAGAAATGTATTACTTGAATTATTTGGTGCTTTACTTATTATTGTTTCAAGGAATATAAAGGCAAGCTTTGATTTATCTGATAACATAATCCTTTCAAAGAAAGAAAGAATAGAAAATATATTAAGTTACATACGTCAAAACATACTTGATAAAGAAAAAATTAAAATAAAAACAATAGCAAAAGAGTTTAATATGTCTCCTAATTATGTAAGTGTATTTATAAAAAAAGAAGCTGGTATTTCCATTCAGAACTATGTAACGAATTCGAAGATGAAAATAGCTGAGCGTTTATTAAAACAAACAAACTTAAATATGTCAGAAATAGCAGAAAAAATAGGGTTTGTTGATTCGAGTCATTTTAATAAAACTTTTAAAAAATATTTTGGTAAAAACCCTAGTGAGTATAATTAATTAAAGTTTTAAAAAACTTCAAAACGATATTCATTTTCATAGGTTTTATTTACAGAAAGTTCTTGAATTCCCTCTTTAGTTGAATAAACTTGATCTGTATTTTCATTATCCGCAATACCCATCCATGGTTCAAAACAAATGAAAGGAGTGTTTGTTTTTTTTGTCCAGAAGGCTAAATATCTCCAATTAGGAATATGTAAATGTATTCCATGATTATGTTTTTTAGACTTTAAAGAAACCTTTTTTGATTCAATTCCTTCAAACATTAAAGCATCATTTTTGAATAAATCATAAGATAGATCTATTTGTTGTTCAAGATTTATTGTTTTAGAAATATTATTTCTGAATCCAGTTTGTGGGTTTAAAAACAATTGGGTAGGTTTCTCTGCTTTTTCAAATTCAAGGTAATAATCGTTAAAAGAAGTTCCTTTAACAAGAGGACAATTAAAAGCTGGATGTGCGCCAATAGAAAAAAATATTGTTGTATCGTCAACATTAATGACTTTGTAATTAACTAACACTTGATTTTTTTTCAATTCATAACTAACTTGTAGGGTGAATTTAAATGGGTAGTTAATTAGTGTTTCTTTTGAATAAGTAAGTTCAAAAGTAATTTTAGAAGTAGTTTTATTAACAATAGAAAACTCTAAGTCTCTAGCAAACCCATGTTGAGGTAATTCATAAAATTCACCATTTATTTTATAGGTATTACCTTTTAATTTACCAACAATTGGAAATAAAATAGGAGCATGACGTTTCCAAAAAGTTGCATCACCATTCCATAAATAATTTAACTTAGTTTCTTTAGAGTATATTTTAGTTAGCTCTGCACCTAATTTTTTAAATTGAATAGTTAGATATTCGTTTTCTAATGTAATCATTATTTTAATAAACAGATTTTAATTAAAGGTATAAAATAAAAACATAAACACCTTAGTAATGTTTGGTGTTTATGTTTTTAACACATATTAATATTGAATTGTGCATACTTTATAAAGTAAAGATAGTGGTATAAATAAGTTGATTAAGTTTTTATTCCAATTTAAACTTCCCTATATGATTAGCAATATCTCCACCAATGTATATGTAACCATTATGTTCTTCAATTGAACTGGCTTCAGCTACAAATTTACCTGTAGTATCATAATATGTTTTTAATATATCTCCTTTTTTACTTACGTGCATAATCATTCCAAAAGAAGCTACTTTAGGTTGTAACCAAAGAGGAAGGCCATAAACAATTTTCTTAAGTAGTGGGCTAGGCTGTATCTTATCTAACATATCATCTCTTTTAGTAGAAAAACCAAGCCAAAAACTACCATCTTTCCTTCTTGAAATTCCGTTTGGAAATCCAGGTAAATTTTCTAAAAAGATATCTGTTTTCCCTTTATTATCACCTTTCAGCCAGTATCTAATTATACGATATTTAGTTAAGTCTACCATTAAAACAAACTCATCATTTTCAGATACAGCAACCCCATTACCAAAATAAGAGCCATCAATTAAAGTCTTAACATTTTTTGTAATTGGATTAAAACTATAAAGACCACCATCTGGCTTAACTTCCATTAAGATTTTCCAAATATGTTTTCTGCTAAAGGATATTTTTGATGATGTATTTGAAAAATAAATGATTCCATCGCTTGCAATATCTACATCATTAGGGATTATAAATTTATTACCTTTTTCATCTTCTTTGGCTAAAGTTGTTATTTGGCCTTTTTTATCAATACTTATTAGTCCTCTTTTTAAATCGCAGGCTATGAGGTTTTCATTTTTATCAAAATGTAATCCAGCTACCCAAGATTGAGTATTACAAAAAACGGATATTTTTCCTGTAGTGTCAATTTTTAAAATTCTCCCATCTGTGAAATCTGTTTCTGTAATATGAACACCACAATATAGATTTCCTTGGCTATCTATTGCTATGTCTTCAGGTCCGTACCAACCATTTAAATTTACTTTTTTTGTTGTTTTTAGTAATTCGTTTTTTGAGAAAACACCGTTAAATTTAGGGTTTACTGGTGGCTTCCAAGCAGAAGGTTTTAGAGAACAAGCTTTAAATAAAATACTAGTTATAAAAAGAACTATTGCGGTGGTAATTGATACTTTAATTATAGAAGTAAACTTCATTGTATTTTTGTTTTAGATTTATTAAAACAAAGAAACAATAGGTATAAAGTACCTGCATTGATATTTGTTAAGAAATAGTAATTTCCTTTCTAACTCTACTAAGAGATTCAGGCGCAATTCCAAGAAAACTTGCTATTTGATGTTGCGGTACTCTTTGGACAATTTTTTTATTATACTTTTTTATAAAATCTAAGTATTTCTCTTTAGCGGTTTTTGTTTGCATAGTAGAAGTTCTCTCAAGAGCACACAAATAATTTTTTTCAGCTAAAATTCTACCTAACTTTTCAAAATTTGCTGATTTGGTATATAATTCCGACAAAGAATAATATGATAATTCATAAACGCAACTATCTTCAATAGTTTCTAAAATTTCTAAAGAAGGAGTTTGATTTATAAAGCTAGAAAATATAGATATGAATTGGTTATCACATGAAAAATAAGAATTGATTTCTTTGCCATCTAGAAAATAATAAGACCTTAGTAATCCAGAATCAATAAAATATAAGTTTTTAGCAATACTTCCTTCTTTAATGATTAATGTTTTAGCTTTTACGTCTCTCTTTTTTAAAAGAGATTTAAAAACACCCCACTCATTATCTGTTAAACCAATAAGTTCTTCTAGTATTTTATGTAATTCATTCATTTTTGAATAAAATCTAGTTTGTTAATAACAATGCAATTTTCTTTATAAAGAATAGCTACTATTAAAACTATTACTTTAATAGTAGCTATCCTATTCTGGTTCCGTTTTTAATATTTCGTTCAGGAGCTATAAGAGTTACTTCCTTATTCTCACCAATTCCACCTAAAACTAAACATTCACTCATCATAGTTGCTATTTGTTTTTTAGGAAAATTAATAACAGCAATTACTTGATTACCAATTAATTCTTCAGGGGTATATAGTTTTGTTATTTGAGCTGACGTTTTCTTGATTCCATATTCACCAAAATCTATTTGCATTTTGTAAGCAGGATTTTTAACTTCTTTAAATATTTCTGCAGTTATAATAGTACCAATTCGCATTTCAACTTTTGTGAAATCACTCCATGTTAATTCGTTATTTTGAATGTTATTCATTGTTTGTGTTTTAAGCTATTTTATTAGTACAAGTATTTATAGTTTATATATTTAATAATCTTTTAGCAGCGCTAAACGGTGATGTTTTTCCATTTTCTAATTTTGAAATTTCAGTACTTAGTAATTTTGAAACTTCTGGGTTGTTGTAAAAATTTGCTTTTAATTGTTGGTTAATGGTTTCTAATAACCAATATTTATTTTGAATATTTCTTTTTGATTTAAAAAAAGAAGTGCTTTTAGCCTCAGAAATATAATCATTGATCATTTTATAAATATTATCAATTCCTTGATGTTTAAGAGCACTTGCTACTAAAACTTTAGGAACCCATCCATTTTCTTTAGGAGGGTATAAATGAAGTGCTCTAGTAAACTCAACTTTGGCAATTTTAGCATTTTTAGCATTATCTCCATCGGCCTTATTAATAACAATTGCATCTGCCATTTCAATAATACCACGTTTTATTCCTTGAAGTTCATCACCAGCACCAGCTAATTTTAAAAGTAAAAAGAAATCTACCATAGAATGTACAGCAGTTTCTGATTGTCCAACACCAACAGTTTCTATAATTATACTATCAAAACCAGCAGCTTCACATAAAATAATACTTTCTCGAGTTTTTTGAGCCACACCACCCAATGAAGTTCCAGAAGGAGAAGGGCGTATAAAAGCGTTTTTATCGGTAACTAACTCTTCCATTCTAGTTTTATCTCCTAAAATACTACCTTTATTTATAGAACTGCTTGGATCTACAGCTAATACAGCAACCTTTTTACCTAAGGAAGTTAAATGTTTTCCAAATGACTCAATAAAAGTACTTTTCCCTACACCTGGAACCCCAGTAATACCAATCCTAACAGAGTTATTGGCATGAGGTAAACAAGCATCTAAAATTTCATTGGCTTTTTTTTGGTGCTTTGGATTAGTGCTTTCAATCAAGGTAATGGCTCTACTTAAAAAAGTAATATCACCAGCTAAAATGTTTTTTATAAATTTATTAGCAGAAGTTTGTTTTCTTCTGTTTAATTTAATTTTTTGAGCAGATTTTTTACTGGTAGTTTCAGGTTGAGAAACTCCATCTTTTTCAGAGAGTGCCGATTTGTTTTTTTTAATCATTAAAGTAAAAACGAATTATTAATGTAAATTTAAAAATAAATTTTTAGCTAAAATGCAACACTCCTAAAAAAGAATCGTCTTTAGGGCAAGAAATTAAAAATGAAACCAACTAAACAGCTACATCAATCTATTATTGAGGCTTGTAAGCAAAATAATGCAAAGGCACAAATGCAGTTGTATGATTTGTATTATGAAGCTATGTATACAGTAGCGTTGAGGTATGTAAAAGATTCTTTTGAAGCAGAAGATATAATGCAAGATGCCTTTATTAAAGCTTTTAGAAAAATATATTTATATAAAGAAGAAGTCGCTTTTGGAGCTTGGTTAAAAAGAATTGTAATTAATCAAAGTATTGATTGGTTAAAAAAAAGGAAGTTAACTCTAGTTTCTATAAATGAAGAAGTAACTTCGATAGAAGAAAATGATGATTGGAACGTAGGGATGAATATATCGTATAATGATATTGTTAGTAGTATAGATAAATTAAAAGAAAAATATAGAGTTGTGTTAAGTTTATATTTATTAGAAGGATATGATCATAAAGAAATTTCTCAGATTTTAGAAATATCAGAAGTTACTTCTAGAACACATTTAATGAGAGGAAAGAAAAAGGTGCAAGAACAATTAAAAAACGTGTATTATGGATAAAGATATTAGAGATATATTAAAAAATAATACAAATAATAATGTTGAAATATCATCTAAACATCGTGTACGATTTCAACAAAAATTATTGAGTGAATTACACGAAAAACCAAGTAAGGTAAAAAAATATAAGTGGTTATATGTTGCAGCATCAATTGTTTTGTTAGTAGGAGTAGGAATCAAATTTTCTACAACAAACATTGAAGGAGAATCTTTACCAAAAATAACAAATTCAGTAGAGTTAAATAATGATTCACAAATTAGTTTAGGAAGCATCTCTCCTGAATTAAAAACAATAGAATCATATTACATAAATACAATTAATTACGAATTAAGTCAGTTAGAATTAACAAAAGAAAATAAAGAATTATTTGATGGTTATTTAACCCAATTAGGGTTGTTAACTAAAGAATATAAGTCGTTAACCCAAGAGCTCAACAAAAAAGGAATTAACGATGATACTATCAATGCATTGATTGGAAACTTGCAAATGCGTTTACAGCTGTTAAAACGTATGCAAAAACAATTACATGAATTTAAAAATCCAAATCAAAATGACACTCAAACCATTTAAAATAAGTGTATTTTTATTACTGATAACAAGTTCCTTGTTGGCTCAGAAAGTAGAAAAAAAGTTTAATGAAAAATTTTATACTAATAAAGATGTAGAAATAGATATTAATGCTTCAAATGCTGAAATAGAGGTGACTACCTGGAATAAAAATGAAGTTGCTGTAGAGGCTACAATTGAAATAGAAGGTATAGATAAAAAAGAAGCAGAAAAGTATTTGAAAAGATGGAACTTTGAAGCTTTAGGTAATAAAAGTACTGTTAAGATAAAAGCAAATAGTAATAGCTTTCACTCAATAGGGAATGATAATATATTTTTTTATAATTCATCTGGGAATACTAATTTTCCTAAAGGAACAGTATACAACTTAAGCAATAATAATGATCATAATTTATTTGTGCTTCCTGAAATAGAACTGGAAGATTTTAACATTGACATTGATGATGCTATGAAGGGGCTAGAGAATATTGAATTTGATTTTGATAAATATTCAAAAGATGGAGATACTTATTTTTTTCAATGGAAAGATGGAGTGAATAATGTTACTATAAAATCAAAAAAGGAATGGGAAAAGTTTAAAAAAACGAAAGAATATAAAAAGTTTAAGAAACAGCAAGAAAAAAGAAAAAAAACATTAAAAAAACGTTCAAAAGCATTAAAAAAGAAACGCTTAGAAAAAAGAGAGGCGTTAGCAAAAGCAAGAAAAGAGCTTAGAAAGATTAATAGGGTTGAAGTGAAAAAAGCATTAGAATTAGCGAGAAAACAGCTTAAAAACACTCAATTAAGTTACTCATACATTACTAATAGTAAAGGAAATGATTTAATGATTAATGGAAAGAAAGTTAAAATAGTAAAAAAAATAAAAGTAAAGGTTCCTAAGAATGCCACATTTAATTTAAATACTCGCCATTGCAAGGTTAAATTACCTAAAACAAAGGTAAACGGAAAAGTAAGTTATGGTAACTTCAAAGCAGATGCTTTAAACGGAGGTAAATTGAATATTTCGTTTTCACCAGTAAAAATTAATTCATTAAATACAAGTACATTGTTTTTAAATAATGTAACCGATGCTAAAATAGCATCGGTTACTAACACAGTTGTAAATTCAAAATCTTCT belongs to Tenacibaculum sp. MAR_2010_89 and includes:
- a CDS encoding o-succinylbenzoate synthase, producing MIKANYKQYLLNFKQASGTSRGVLRTKETWFIILEEEGKKGYGECGLFRGLSIDDTLDYEQKLKWACSNINLGVEKLLSSLIEYPSIQFGLEQAFLSLNSSNPFELFPSNFTEGKSEISINGLIWMGDKTFMQQQIKDKLQQGFTTIKMKIGAIDFETEIALLKSIRKEFSPNEIELRVDANGAFKPENALDKLQRLSELKMHSIEQPIKQGQWQEMANLCKKTPLPIALDEELIGVFSEEKKQKCIETIQPQYIILKPSLVGGIKGSNEWIKIAEKYNAGNWITSALESNIGLNAIAQWTFTLNNPLPQGLGTGSLFTNNFESPLEVKNGSLQYVTNKKWNFKI
- a CDS encoding AMP-binding protein, with amino-acid sequence MNIDFQLNSRSFTDVEELLEYSKSLSVDSYHFFSNWFNDEDFIVVQTSGSTGTPKSIQLKKEHMRNSAIATGTFFNLKEKTTALLCMSTNYIAGKMMLVRALTLGWHIDVVEPKSNPLDGIDKVYDFSAMVPLQLQASLNEIYRVKKLIVGGGVVSTDLVEKIQGISTEVFATYGMTETITHIAVKKLNNFSSSKNRPEQSFYKTLPNVLVQKDERQCLVIKASKVSEEIIITNDVIKLISETEFEWLGRYDNVINSGGVKLHPEVIEEKLSNILSQRFFVAGVSDTVLGEKLILIVEGKKCRLDLDKNILLSKYEYPKEVYFISEFIETETKKIQRKKTLDLLF
- a CDS encoding metal-dependent hydrolase, with the translated sequence MNITFYGHACFGIEINGTNLLVDPFITGNSQATHIDIETIKADYILLTHAHQDHVLDVELIAEKTDATIVSNYEIVMYYNAKNLKGHPVNHGGTFKTDKFSAKYVNAIHTSSFADGTYGGQPGGFVISSGNKSLYIAGDTAVTMDMKLIPMTTKLTASIFPIGDNFTMGVEDAIIACDLVECNKVIGCHFNTFPPIEINTEDAKKQFSIKDKELTLLAIGESITI
- a CDS encoding SRPBCC family protein, with the translated sequence MKTVKIILGIIITLSIAFFATGLIIKELNYESKVTINKPVEEVFAIFNNDENLSKWIPEIKSIKEINKVDGMVGSTYAVTVISQGQEMTLEEKVLAYEPNKKVKLMFNGGGMLKTDDYIFESNGGNTIIKLKANCKSTGFILGCMLPFVKGKLQEQDQQYLTNFKEFVEKN
- a CDS encoding DUF4349 domain-containing protein, which encodes MKTFFKLIVLFIFIVGCKDNEKISYGYSEIAFDEDYSVQGNLLKEEKNHSETPSKERKLIKNGSIEFEVVYLKKTRAKILQAVKKYNGYVSTDNEYNSSDRKSTVINIRVPASNFDILLKDISEGIESFDQKNIRIKDVTEQFLDVEARLKNKKELEKRYLEILKKAKSVKEILEVEKEIGKLREDIEVAEGKLKYLQNQVSFSTLNITFYKTISSQTNFGKNISEAFKNGFKNLKTFLIFIINIWPFILLISLVFYLFKRWRNKRKK
- a CDS encoding CPBP family intramembrane glutamic endopeptidase, with protein sequence MNFIQQAYKGENKWYLYILVIFIVFFGWQFLGVMPLALTAILHSADVAEFTQAANDNFMTLDINKNLFLFMMIVMFALGLLFLFIGIKFVHKRPVKTIVTSRNKIDWKRFWFGFFTWGIISSLVIGVGILLEPESYVWNFNAVPFFTLVAISFLFLPIQTSFEELLFRGYFMQALGILVKNRWLPLLITSVAFGLLHGANPEVEKLGAVSMVFYIGTGLFFGITTLMDEGTELALGLHAINNIVAAFFVTTDWTVFQTNALFIDTSEPSVGLEMFLPVFVLYPLMLIFFSKKYGWNNWKDKLVGKISAPAGDEVLEDIGKVN